In Ruminiclostridium papyrosolvens DSM 2782, the following proteins share a genomic window:
- the trmFO gene encoding methylenetetrahydrofolate--tRNA-(uracil(54)-C(5))-methyltransferase (FADH(2)-oxidizing) TrmFO yields MGKKVNVIGAGLAGCEAAYQLAKRGINVTLYEMKPEKSSPAHHSNDFAELVCSNSLRSAQLENAVGLLKEELRTMDSLIMRAADETRVPAGGALAVDREGFSQYITKEIKENSNIEIVNKEMDTVPDENITIIATGPLTSEPMFNYIKGITGEEYLHFFDAAAPIVTFDSINMNKAFRAARYGKGSEDYINCPMNREEYEVFYDALINAEAAEVKDFEKNMVFEGCMPIESMAYRGKDTMRFGPLKPVGLVDERTNVKSYAVVQLRQDNKNATLYNIVGFQTHLKWPEQKRVFSLIPGLENAEFVRYGVMHRNTYINSPKLLDNTYRLKNNENMYFAGQITGVEGYIESTSSGFVAGINAAAQCRGGERIVFPPNTAIGALSNYISDGSIRNFQPMNVNFGIFSGIDEMIVSIRDKKKRNMEIAKNSVNFVKKVEL; encoded by the coding sequence ATGGGTAAGAAAGTAAATGTAATAGGAGCAGGACTTGCAGGATGTGAGGCGGCGTATCAGCTGGCTAAAAGGGGTATTAATGTAACTCTTTATGAGATGAAGCCTGAAAAAAGTAGCCCTGCTCACCATTCTAATGATTTTGCAGAGTTGGTGTGCAGTAACTCCCTACGTTCAGCTCAACTTGAAAATGCAGTGGGACTGCTGAAAGAGGAACTCAGAACCATGGACTCACTGATAATGAGAGCAGCCGATGAAACCAGAGTTCCGGCAGGAGGAGCACTTGCTGTAGACAGAGAAGGATTTTCACAATATATAACCAAAGAAATTAAAGAAAATAGTAATATTGAGATAGTCAATAAAGAAATGGATACAGTACCAGATGAAAATATAACTATTATTGCAACAGGGCCTCTTACATCAGAACCGATGTTTAATTATATAAAAGGGATTACAGGCGAAGAATATCTTCACTTTTTTGACGCTGCAGCCCCAATAGTTACCTTCGATTCAATAAACATGAACAAGGCTTTCAGGGCTGCAAGGTATGGAAAGGGTTCAGAAGATTACATAAATTGCCCTATGAACAGAGAAGAATACGAAGTATTTTATGATGCTTTGATCAATGCTGAAGCTGCTGAAGTAAAAGATTTTGAAAAGAATATGGTTTTTGAAGGCTGTATGCCTATAGAAAGCATGGCTTACAGGGGAAAAGACACCATGAGGTTCGGGCCTTTGAAACCTGTAGGTCTCGTTGACGAAAGAACGAACGTAAAGTCCTACGCAGTAGTACAGCTAAGACAAGATAATAAAAATGCAACTCTGTACAATATTGTTGGTTTTCAGACTCACTTAAAATGGCCTGAGCAGAAAAGGGTTTTTAGTCTGATACCCGGACTTGAAAATGCAGAGTTCGTCAGATATGGTGTAATGCATAGAAACACCTATATCAATTCTCCTAAGCTCCTTGACAACACATACAGGCTAAAGAACAATGAAAACATGTATTTTGCAGGGCAGATAACCGGAGTTGAAGGGTATATAGAATCAACTTCATCAGGTTTTGTAGCAGGAATAAATGCAGCTGCTCAGTGCAGAGGAGGCGAAAGGATTGTATTTCCGCCAAATACCGCAATTGGAGCATTGAGCAATTATATATCCGATGGAAGTATAAGAAATTTTCAACCAATGAATGTTAATTTTGGAATATTTAGTGGAATAGATGAGATGATTGTTTCCATAAGAGATAAGAAAAAGAGAAATATGGAAATTGCAAAAAATTCTGTTAATTTTGTCAAAAAAGTAGAACTTTAA
- the flgB gene encoding flagellar basal body rod protein FlgB, with protein MIEKLYEKNNLLEKSLNASWARNEVISQNLANVDTPNYKRKDVTFEEYLNDSLDSKRLEGNTTDERHIPIKSKNTDKIKPEITQDNSDTSMRIDGNNVDIDSEMAYLAKNTIQYNSLIQMINSNYSRIKNVISEGRR; from the coding sequence ATGATAGAAAAATTATATGAAAAAAACAATTTACTTGAAAAGTCTCTAAATGCCTCATGGGCCAGAAATGAGGTTATATCCCAAAATTTGGCTAATGTAGACACTCCAAATTATAAAAGAAAGGATGTCACTTTTGAAGAGTACCTGAATGATTCTCTTGACAGCAAAAGGCTTGAGGGGAATACAACTGATGAAAGGCATATACCTATAAAATCAAAGAATACTGATAAGATAAAGCCTGAAATTACTCAGGATAATTCAGATACCAGTATGCGTATTGATGGAAATAATGTGGATATAGACAGTGAAATGGCTTATCTGGCTAAAAACACCATTCAGTATAATTCGCTGATCCAAATGATTAACAGCAATTATAGCAGGATTAAAAATGTAATTTCAGAGGGGAGACGCTGA
- the fliF gene encoding flagellar basal-body MS-ring/collar protein FliF, protein MPEFLTRLLKPLLDFWKGLDKSQKTRIFIITGIVVVSVSIGLFLITRPTYTTVINNASTEEVAAMQKILKEKGISYKLTEDKSGIIVNEKDSDEAHFELATGYSKNGLTFADALSNIKINTTESDKKHIWQQLDESDIARQLMHFQNIENADVTIVRPEKTLLIDDNNSKDAKASVVITPKDEISAKQAESIVKIVASSVEGLDPKNVTVVDNKGNVLNTDSGDGIEKTSTQYDMKKKYKNDLEKNVKEVLVGQLDSFDTAKVVVNPVLDFDTLTQSSKEYTNPNGADSGAITSRQETKENLKNGDTGGTPGVNSNPGTTPSYPAGSDSSKSYNKSDVTENFQYNETNKQSEKSLGELIPEKSSAAITLLYGNRVADDSKLNDEMITQVKNLTSRATGIPVENIAVSKLKIQPPVVEKPSTADTLKSLISSYGLLALLALMAIAFVIIALPKKSKQKLEPAFAIDDDTALTSSKFAYSDMRPDPVPEIDTEERSEVKKQIDKFVKQKPDAVAQLLRNWLTDDYE, encoded by the coding sequence TTGCCAGAATTTTTAACTCGATTGCTCAAACCGCTTCTTGACTTCTGGAAGGGATTAGATAAATCTCAAAAAACGCGTATTTTTATTATAACAGGCATTGTTGTAGTCTCTGTAAGTATAGGACTATTTTTAATTACAAGGCCGACTTATACTACCGTTATTAACAATGCCAGTACTGAAGAAGTTGCTGCAATGCAGAAAATATTAAAAGAAAAAGGAATTTCATACAAGCTTACTGAGGATAAATCGGGTATTATTGTAAACGAAAAGGATAGTGACGAAGCTCATTTTGAATTGGCTACTGGTTACTCTAAAAATGGTTTAACTTTTGCCGATGCGCTTAGCAATATAAAAATAAACACAACTGAAAGTGATAAAAAGCACATCTGGCAGCAACTTGACGAATCAGATATTGCCAGACAGTTGATGCATTTTCAAAACATTGAAAATGCTGATGTAACTATTGTCAGACCTGAAAAGACTCTTTTGATTGATGATAACAACAGTAAGGATGCAAAGGCGTCGGTGGTTATTACTCCGAAAGATGAAATAAGTGCTAAGCAGGCTGAAAGTATAGTAAAAATAGTTGCAAGCAGTGTTGAGGGGTTGGACCCTAAAAACGTAACTGTCGTGGATAATAAAGGGAATGTACTTAATACGGACAGTGGCGACGGGATAGAAAAAACATCCACTCAATACGACATGAAAAAGAAGTACAAAAATGACCTTGAAAAAAATGTAAAAGAAGTATTGGTTGGTCAATTAGACAGTTTTGATACAGCCAAAGTAGTTGTAAATCCAGTTCTCGATTTTGATACTTTGACTCAGTCCTCAAAGGAATATACAAATCCTAATGGTGCAGACTCAGGTGCCATCACTAGCAGACAAGAGACAAAGGAAAATTTAAAAAACGGGGATACCGGAGGAACTCCCGGTGTAAATTCAAATCCCGGCACAACGCCATCCTATCCGGCGGGTTCCGATAGTTCTAAATCTTATAACAAATCAGATGTGACTGAGAATTTCCAATACAATGAAACAAATAAACAAAGTGAAAAGTCTTTGGGAGAACTTATTCCAGAGAAATCTTCTGCTGCCATTACTTTATTATATGGTAACAGAGTTGCTGACGATTCAAAGCTAAATGATGAAATGATTACTCAGGTAAAGAATCTGACAAGCAGGGCAACAGGTATTCCGGTAGAAAACATCGCAGTATCTAAATTAAAGATTCAGCCTCCTGTAGTAGAAAAACCATCTACGGCAGATACATTAAAGAGTCTTATTTCCAGTTATGGTTTACTTGCATTATTAGCATTGATGGCTATAGCTTTTGTAATAATCGCTTTACCAAAAAAATCAAAGCAGAAACTGGAGCCTGCATTTGCAATTGATGACGATACTGCACTTACATCTTCCAAATTTGCATATAGTGATATGAGACCTGATCCTGTTCCGGAAATTGATACAGAAGAGAGATCTGAGGTTAAAAAGCAGATTGATAAGTTTGTTAAGCAAAAACCGGATGCTGTTGCACAGTTGTTACGTAATTGGTTAACAGATGATTATGAATAG
- a CDS encoding MotE family protein, with protein sequence MPENINITEQDEKVETLFKKTEASKSQEKKKTSALFYIVSIITALLLVVLIIGGALFLAVKFNVNGVADSMGDSIRGIPVLKWSLPEKPEPDDEKNMTEEQVRKKYNEIKTQKEELEKRAEDLTKQLDNSKNQVTAKDSNSTLLQQQKDALENEKNKLQSQKDSLQKDYDKLSQVIAAGDTTEYKNYFKKINPQKAQELYESIMKEEKASADVKKYCAIYEKMDASAVAGIMEQMGSSKMALLIDTMKNLKKDTAGAILAEMKPEFAAKVSEQLAKEYNVGVSGTIQKK encoded by the coding sequence ATGCCGGAAAATATTAATATTACAGAACAAGATGAAAAAGTTGAAACACTTTTTAAAAAGACAGAAGCGTCAAAATCACAGGAAAAAAAGAAGACCAGCGCCCTTTTTTATATAGTATCAATAATAACAGCTTTGCTGCTTGTTGTTTTAATAATTGGGGGCGCATTATTTCTTGCTGTCAAATTTAATGTAAACGGTGTCGCAGACAGTATGGGAGACAGCATACGAGGAATACCTGTATTAAAGTGGTCTCTGCCGGAGAAACCTGAGCCTGATGACGAGAAAAATATGACTGAAGAGCAGGTAAGAAAGAAATATAACGAGATTAAGACACAAAAAGAAGAATTGGAAAAGCGGGCAGAAGACTTAACAAAACAGTTAGATAATTCTAAAAATCAGGTAACTGCCAAGGACAGCAATAGCACTTTACTTCAACAACAGAAGGACGCCCTTGAAAATGAAAAAAATAAATTGCAATCCCAAAAGGACAGTCTTCAAAAGGATTATGACAAATTGTCCCAAGTTATAGCTGCCGGAGACACAACCGAATATAAGAATTATTTTAAGAAAATTAATCCACAAAAAGCTCAAGAACTATATGAAAGCATTATGAAGGAAGAAAAGGCAAGTGCCGATGTTAAAAAATATTGCGCAATATACGAGAAAATGGACGCATCTGCAGTTGCAGGAATAATGGAACAGATGGGCAGCAGTAAAATGGCACTGTTAATCGATACAATGAAAAATCTTAAAAAGGATACCGCAGGTGCAATACTGGCTGAAATGAAACCTGAGTTTGCAGCAAAGGTATCTGAACAATTGGCTAAGGAATACAATGTAGGTGTTTCAGGAACTATTCAGAAAAAATAA
- the fliJ gene encoding flagellar export protein FliJ, whose translation MQKFGFRLESVRNLKVQMEDNAKNNLALASRELEKQKEFLTGLKTTRESSISELNSKVDQGISISQIRSYNNYLSFLKQKITEQKENVNIAQNQVDIRRESLVKAVQERKILDKLREKKYNEFLKEQSKAEQLLIDELNSFKFKDGSGEENAGKY comes from the coding sequence TTGCAAAAGTTCGGATTTAGACTTGAATCTGTGCGGAATCTTAAAGTGCAGATGGAGGACAATGCTAAAAATAACCTGGCCTTAGCTTCAAGAGAGTTAGAGAAGCAAAAAGAATTTTTGACAGGTTTGAAAACAACCAGAGAATCTTCAATCAGTGAACTTAATTCAAAGGTAGACCAAGGAATTTCCATTAGTCAAATAAGAAGCTATAATAACTATTTGTCTTTCTTAAAACAAAAAATAACAGAACAGAAAGAAAATGTAAATATTGCTCAGAATCAGGTCGATATAAGAAGAGAGAGTCTGGTAAAAGCAGTGCAGGAACGAAAGATACTTGATAAATTAAGAGAAAAGAAATATAACGAGTTCTTGAAAGAACAGAGTAAAGCAGAACAACTATTAATAGATGAGCTTAACAGTTTTAAGTTCAAGGATGGTTCAGGAGAAGAAAATGCCGGAAAATATTAA
- the fliE gene encoding flagellar hook-basal body complex protein FliE encodes MAVDKIGEVQRLIPDNFSLKGINDDKNTPEVSFGDYLKSALTKVTDLENQSNKLQEDFALGKTDNIPEVLIAGEKASVALQFTMQIRNKILDAYSEIMRMQI; translated from the coding sequence ATGGCGGTAGACAAGATAGGGGAAGTACAACGATTAATACCTGATAATTTTAGTCTTAAAGGAATTAATGATGATAAAAATACACCTGAAGTAAGTTTTGGAGATTATTTAAAATCAGCACTTACAAAGGTTACGGATCTGGAAAATCAATCTAATAAATTACAAGAAGATTTTGCTTTAGGCAAAACGGATAATATTCCCGAAGTTTTAATTGCTGGAGAAAAAGCTAGTGTTGCTCTACAATTTACCATGCAAATAAGAAACAAGATTTTAGATGCATATTCAGAAATAATGAGAATGCAGATATAG
- a CDS encoding FliH/SctL family protein, translating into MSNKIYKNNQVNVGVPFQVKFPVTYQPPVRNIGLKLDFEQSDEEDQQQVENSSMGEDIIYKAKAEADMIIREALLEAKDILKNASADVENLKQQVSDEARTEGYEQGLAQAKQEYEALIKEAQDIKMQAGIDYKQILDSLEEDSVNTILDIAKKVISKELECKQNILLLVKDAFEKCSKDRKAILKLSEQDFDFVNDNKNELESMLERSEEIEIKKDLSLKEGGCIIETSFGSIDASAATKIEKIENDFMDILNESTN; encoded by the coding sequence TTGTCTAATAAAATATACAAAAACAATCAGGTAAATGTCGGAGTTCCGTTTCAAGTTAAGTTTCCTGTAACCTATCAGCCTCCCGTAAGAAATATAGGACTTAAACTGGATTTTGAGCAAAGCGATGAAGAAGATCAGCAACAAGTCGAAAATAGTTCTATGGGTGAAGATATTATATATAAGGCCAAAGCAGAAGCGGATATGATAATAAGGGAAGCCTTGCTTGAAGCTAAGGATATTTTAAAAAATGCGTCTGCTGATGTAGAAAATCTTAAACAACAGGTTTCTGACGAAGCAAGGACAGAGGGCTATGAACAGGGATTAGCTCAGGCCAAACAGGAATATGAAGCGCTTATTAAGGAAGCTCAGGATATTAAGATGCAAGCAGGGATTGATTACAAGCAGATTCTGGATTCTCTGGAAGAGGATTCGGTAAATACTATTTTAGATATTGCTAAAAAAGTAATCAGTAAAGAATTAGAATGTAAGCAGAATATATTGCTCTTGGTTAAGGATGCTTTTGAGAAGTGTTCAAAGGACAGGAAGGCAATTCTCAAATTAAGTGAGCAGGATTTTGATTTTGTTAATGACAATAAGAATGAGTTAGAATCAATGCTTGAAAGGTCTGAGGAAATAGAAATCAAAAAGGATCTTTCATTAAAAGAAGGTGGCTGTATAATAGAGACTTCTTTCGGCAGCATTGATGCAAGTGCAGCAACTAAAATAGAAAAAATTGAAAATGACTTTATGGACATATTAAATGAATCAACAAATTAA
- the fliG gene encoding flagellar motor switch protein FliG, with translation MKSLAKASAKTEYSGREKAAMLLISLGPEKSAEIFKHLKEDEIEQLTLEIANIRAVTPDEKERVLDEFYQICLAQEYIAEGGIGYAKDILEKALGSQKAVDIINKLTVSLQVRPFDFVRKTDPSQLLNFIQGEHPQTIALILAYLKPHQASVVLSALPQDKQADVARRVATMDRTSPDIIKEVERILEKKLSSLVTEDYTAAGGVQSIVDILNSVDRGTEKFIMETLEIEDTDLAEEIKRRMFVFEDILTLDGRSIQRFLREVDNNQLAVALKGATDDVQKLIFANMSKRLSEMIREDLEFMGPVRLKDVEEAQQKIVNIIRKLEDAGEIVISRGGGDEIIV, from the coding sequence GTGAAAAGCTTGGCTAAAGCAAGTGCAAAGACAGAATACAGTGGGAGGGAAAAAGCTGCAATGCTGCTCATTTCCCTCGGCCCTGAGAAGTCAGCTGAGATATTCAAGCATTTAAAAGAAGATGAGATAGAACAGTTAACCTTGGAAATTGCCAACATTAGGGCTGTAACTCCCGACGAAAAGGAAAGAGTGCTTGATGAGTTCTATCAGATATGTCTTGCACAGGAGTATATTGCCGAAGGTGGTATCGGATATGCAAAAGATATACTTGAGAAGGCTTTAGGCTCTCAAAAGGCAGTTGACATAATAAATAAACTTACAGTATCTTTACAGGTTAGGCCTTTTGATTTTGTGCGAAAAACTGACCCGTCACAGTTGCTTAACTTTATTCAGGGGGAGCATCCTCAGACAATAGCGTTGATACTGGCATATTTAAAGCCTCATCAGGCATCTGTAGTGCTATCAGCCCTTCCGCAGGACAAGCAAGCAGATGTTGCACGTAGAGTAGCCACTATGGACAGAACATCTCCTGATATAATAAAGGAAGTTGAACGAATACTTGAAAAGAAGCTTTCTTCTTTGGTTACAGAGGATTATACTGCTGCCGGTGGCGTTCAATCTATTGTTGATATACTTAACTCTGTTGACAGAGGAACAGAAAAATTCATTATGGAAACATTGGAAATCGAAGATACCGATCTTGCAGAAGAAATTAAGAGACGTATGTTCGTATTTGAAGATATCCTTACTCTTGACGGAAGATCAATTCAGAGATTCCTCAGAGAAGTTGATAACAACCAGCTTGCAGTTGCTCTTAAGGGTGCAACAGATGATGTACAAAAGCTCATATTTGCTAATATGTCCAAGCGTCTGAGCGAAATGATCAGAGAAGATTTGGAATTTATGGGACCTGTAAGGCTCAAAGATGTTGAAGAAGCACAGCAGAAGATTGTTAATATTATTCGTAAGCTGGAGGATGCAGGTGAGATAGTTATTTCAAGAGGGGGAGGCGACGAAATAATTGTCTAA
- the fliI gene encoding flagellar protein export ATPase FliI, producing the protein MSGVNLIKYREALKSKEYIDYIGKVSKVVGLTIESDGPQVSIGNLCNIHISGGNKLKAEVVGFKDEKVLLMPLGEMLGMGPGSTVSANGDILKVAVGPELIGRVLDGLGNPIDDKGSLQSKHFYKTDNKPPNPLTRKRISEPLPLGVRAIDGLLTIGKGQRVGIFAGSGVGKSTLMGMVARNTKADINVIALIGERGREVREFLEKDLTDEGLARSVVVVATSDQPALIRLKGAMVATAIAEYFRDCGKDVLLLMDSLTRYAMAQREVGLSIGEPPVSRGYTPSVFSVFPKLLERAGTSDKGSITGLYTVLVDGDDLTEPVTDTARGILDGHIVLSRAMANKNHYPAIDVLASVSRVMGDIIDKDHKKSANEIKKIMAVHRDAEDLINIGAYVKGSNDKIDYAIENIDDITSFLQQETDEKVSFEDIHSQVLSLLK; encoded by the coding sequence ATGTCAGGCGTTAACCTAATAAAATACAGAGAAGCATTAAAGTCAAAAGAATACATAGATTATATCGGTAAGGTTTCGAAGGTTGTGGGACTTACTATAGAGTCGGATGGCCCTCAGGTTAGTATCGGGAACCTTTGTAATATACATATTTCCGGTGGCAATAAACTCAAGGCAGAGGTAGTAGGGTTTAAGGATGAGAAGGTTTTGCTGATGCCTCTGGGTGAAATGTTGGGCATGGGGCCGGGTAGCACTGTTTCAGCAAATGGCGACATATTAAAGGTTGCAGTGGGGCCTGAATTGATAGGGCGAGTTTTGGATGGTTTGGGCAATCCCATAGACGATAAGGGAAGCTTGCAATCCAAACATTTTTATAAAACCGACAATAAGCCTCCTAACCCTTTAACAAGAAAAAGGATTTCAGAGCCTTTACCTTTGGGAGTAAGAGCTATTGATGGACTTTTGACAATAGGTAAAGGACAGAGAGTTGGTATTTTTGCCGGAAGTGGTGTTGGTAAGAGTACCTTGATGGGTATGGTTGCAAGAAATACAAAAGCTGATATAAATGTTATTGCTTTAATTGGAGAACGGGGAAGAGAAGTAAGGGAGTTCTTGGAAAAGGATTTAACAGATGAAGGTTTGGCAAGGTCGGTAGTTGTAGTAGCTACTTCTGACCAGCCTGCGTTAATAAGGCTTAAAGGAGCCATGGTTGCCACAGCCATAGCCGAATACTTCAGGGATTGCGGCAAGGACGTACTGCTTTTAATGGATTCATTGACAAGATATGCAATGGCGCAAAGAGAAGTAGGACTTTCCATAGGGGAACCTCCTGTGTCACGAGGATATACACCTTCGGTTTTTTCTGTATTTCCTAAGTTACTAGAGAGGGCAGGGACTTCAGATAAAGGGTCTATAACAGGATTGTATACAGTACTGGTAGACGGTGATGACCTTACGGAACCTGTAACAGATACTGCCAGAGGAATTCTGGACGGACACATTGTCCTTTCAAGAGCAATGGCAAACAAAAATCATTATCCTGCCATTGATGTTCTCGCAAGTGTCAGCAGGGTTATGGGTGATATTATTGATAAAGATCATAAAAAATCTGCCAATGAAATAAAGAAAATAATGGCTGTGCATAGAGATGCAGAGGATTTAATTAATATAGGTGCATACGTAAAAGGAAGTAATGATAAGATAGACTATGCAATAGAGAATATTGATGACATAACTTCATTTCTTCAACAGGAGACAGATGAAAAGGTTTCCTTTGAGGATATACATTCACAAGTACTTAGTTTACTGAAATAG
- the flgC gene encoding flagellar basal body rod protein FlgC, whose protein sequence is MGIFSALDISASGLTAQRVRMDTISQNIANANTTRTADGTPYRRREVVFEERSDSNSFSQALENASSKLNGGNGVRVSSIVEDPTDFKKVYDPGHPDADAEGYVNMPNVDIVTEMVNMISATRSYEANVTSVNATKSMALKALEIGK, encoded by the coding sequence ATGGGTATTTTTAGTGCATTGGATATAAGTGCTTCAGGACTTACTGCTCAAAGAGTACGAATGGATACCATTTCTCAGAATATTGCGAATGCAAATACTACAAGAACCGCGGACGGTACACCCTATAGAAGAAGAGAAGTAGTATTTGAAGAACGTTCAGATTCAAATTCATTTTCTCAGGCTTTAGAGAATGCATCAAGCAAACTCAATGGAGGTAACGGAGTCAGGGTCAGTAGTATAGTGGAAGATCCTACTGATTTTAAAAAGGTATACGATCCGGGGCATCCTGATGCTGACGCAGAGGGATATGTAAATATGCCAAATGTAGATATTGTTACTGAAATGGTTAACATGATATCAGCAACAAGGTCATATGAAGCTAATGTTACATCAGTAAATGCTACCAAATCCATGGCACTGAAAGCTTTGGAAATTGGTAAATAA